The following are encoded together in the Triticum dicoccoides isolate Atlit2015 ecotype Zavitan chromosome 6B, WEW_v2.0, whole genome shotgun sequence genome:
- the LOC119322532 gene encoding bifunctional dTDP-4-dehydrorhamnose 3,5-epimerase/dTDP-4-dehydrorhamnose reductase yields MAVSTNGSSPPALKFLIYGRTGWIGGLLGKLCTAQGIPFAYGAGRLENRAQLEADIDEVAPTHVFNAAGVTGRPNVDWCETHRVETIRANVCGTLTLADVCRARGLVLINYATGCIFEYDAGHPLGSGVGFKEEDTPNFVGSFYSKTKAMVEELLKNYENVCTLRVRMPISSDLSNPRNFITKITRYDKVVDIPNSMTILDELLPISIEMAKRNLTGIWNFTNPGVVSHNEILEMYRDYIDPNFSWKNFNLEEQAKVIVAPRSNNELDTVKLKTEFPELLSIKDSLIKNVFKPNQKTSKA; encoded by the exons ATGGCGGTCTCCACCAAcggctcctcgccgccggcgctcAAGTTCCTCATCTACGGCCGCACCGGCTGGATCGGGGGCCTCCTCGGCAAGCTCTGCACCGCGCAGGGCATCCCCTTCGCCTACGGCGCCGGCCGGCTCGAGAACCGCGCCCAGCTCGAGGCCGACATCGACGAGGTCGCGCCCACCCACGTCTTCAATGCCGCGGGCGTCACCGGCCGCCCCAACGTCGACTGGTGCGAGACCCACCGCGTCGAGACCATCCGCGCCAACGTCTGCGGCACGCTCACGCTCGCCGACGTCTGCCGCGCCCGGGGCCTCGTGCTCATCAACTACGCCACGGGCTGCATCTTCGAGTACGACGCGGGCCACCCGCTCGGCTCGGGGGTCGGGTTCAAGGAGGAGGACACCCCCAACTTCGTTGGATCGTTCTACTCCAAAACCAAGGCCATG GTTGAAGAACTGCTGAAAAACTACGAAAACGTGTGCACCCTTCGTGTAAGGATGCCTATTTCATCTGATCTGTCCAATCCCCGCAATTTCATCACAAAGATCACCCGGTATGATAAGGTTGTGGATATCCCAAATTCAATGACAATATTGGATGAACTTCTTCCCATCTCAATCGAGATGGCGAAGAGAAACCTCACCGGAATCTGGAACTTCACTAATCCTGGTGTGGTGAGCCACAATGAGATACTGGAGATGTACAGAGATTACATCGACCCGAACTTCTCCTGGAAGAACTTCAACTTGGAGGAGCAAGCCAAGGTCATAGTAGCACCGAGGAGCAACAATGAACTTGACACTGTTAAATTGAAGACGGAGTTCCCAGAACTTTTGTCAATCAAGGATTCGCTGATCAAAAACGTTTTCAAACCAAATCAGAAGACATCCAAAGCTTGA